TTGGGCAAAAAACTGCACAAATCGCGCAAGTCCGGCCGGACGGCTGATCATCGGCTTGTACACATAGACTCCATGAAATGCCTCTCGACACAGCAATTCTTTCTTTGTCATTCGATCCATTACTGTTTTGGTTGTGGTATACGCCCAGGCGTGCATAGACTGTAATTGATCATGTACTTCCCGAACACTGGCACGTCTTTTCTTCCACAACACACTCAGAATATCATATTCGGCTTTTGTTAATTCCGGTAAACTTTTCATAAAATTTCTCCTTTATACTACATTGTAGTAATGCTACTAATATATAACATTAAAATGTTTTTGTCAAGAATTTATTTTTTTACTTGACATTATATATTTTCCAGTATATATTAAACTTAACGCTAAAATCACAACCATACTGACAAGGGAGGTGAAAACGAGCGAGAATTTGAGAGAGAAAAGCCCACAGAATCTTCGAAAACTAATTCGGCTGGTAATTGAATCTTAGCTAAAGGGGTACGGGATGAAAGAATTTGTTGAATACGTAGTAAAACATCTGGTAGACAGTCCGGAAGAAGTCAAAGTGACAGAAGTCGTTGGCGAAACAACTGTTGTTTATGAGTTACGTGTAAATCGTCCT
This genomic window from candidate division KSB1 bacterium contains:
- a CDS encoding BlaI/MecI/CopY family transcriptional regulator; amino-acid sequence: MKSLPELTKAEYDILSVLWKKRRASVREVHDQLQSMHAWAYTTTKTVMDRMTKKELLCREAFHGVYVYKPMISRPAGLARFVQFFAQNLLEIDASQVVSMFAEHQTLSEQEIKELEQLLQEDEHHD
- a CDS encoding KH domain-containing protein, which produces MKEFVEYVVKHLVDSPEEVKVTEVVGETTVVYELRVNRPDMGKVIGKNGRTAHAMRVLLSAVARKAGKHATLEILE